Proteins encoded by one window of Lathyrus oleraceus cultivar Zhongwan6 chromosome 1, CAAS_Psat_ZW6_1.0, whole genome shotgun sequence:
- the LOC127120664 gene encoding uncharacterized protein LOC127120664 yields the protein MEKKRNDDYETGPLPSPRSLDRFGFVKPDANTSEGVVKTSRSAYEYEKIKERRRVRKWRKMIGVGGSDWKHYLRKKPNVVKRRIRKGIPDCLRGLVWQLISGSRDLLLMNPGVYEQLVIYETSASELDIIRDISRTFPSHVFFQQRHGPGQRSLYNVLKAYSVFDRDVGYVQGMGFLAGLLLLYMSEEDAFWLLVALLKGAVHAPMEGLYLAGLPLVQQYLFQFECLVREHLPKLGEHFSQEMINPSMYASQWFITVFSYSFPFHLALRIWDVFLYEGVKIVFKVGLALLKYCHDDLVKLPFEKLIHGLKNFSEDAMNPDTLLPLAYSIKITKRLEELKLEYEKKNGKISRSGEISENEKPILPSIQSN from the exons atggaaaagaaaagaaatgacGACTATGAAACAGGTCCACTTCCTTCACCAAGATCGTTGGATAGATTCGGGTTTGTAAAACCGGATGCTAATACTTCTGAGGGCGTAGTCAAGACGAGTAGATCAGCATATGAGTACGAGAA AATTAAGGAGCGGAGAAGGGTTAGAAAATGGAGGAAGATGATTGGGGTTGGTGGGAGTGATTGGAAACATTACCTAAGGAAAAAACCTAATGTTGTTAAAAGGCGTATCAGGAAAGGGATTCCTGATTGTTTAAGGGGCCTTGTTTGGCAGTTAATATCTGGAAGCCGAGACCTATTGCTGATGAATCCTGGAGTTTACGAG CAATTGGTGATATATGAGACATCGGCCTCTGAATTGGATATAATTCGAGACATTTCTCGGACTTTCCCTTCACATGTATTCTTCCAACAAAGACATGGACCTGGGCAACGGTCTCTCTACAATGTTCTAAAAGCTTACTCAGTTTTTGACAGAGACGTAGGATATGTTCAG GGAATGGGGTTTTTAGCTGGTCTTTTGCTTCTTTACATGAGCGAGGAGGATGCATTTTGGTTATTGGTGGCATTGCTTAAAGGTGCCGTTCATGCGCCAATGGAGGGCCTGTATCTG GCAGGATTGCCTCTGGTACAGCAATACCTCTTTCAATTCGAATGTTTGGTGAGGGAGCATTTACCGAAGTTGGGAGAACATTTTTCACAAGAAATGATAAATCCTAGCATGTATGCAAGCCAATGGTTCATAACTGTATTTTCATATTCCTTTCCATTCCATTTAGCTCTGCGAATCTGGGATGTGTTTCTCTACGAG GGTgttaaaattgtttttaaagtTGGCTTGGCCCTTTTAAAGTACTGCCATGATGACTTG GTTAAATTACCCTTTGAGAAACTGATACACGGCTTGAAAAACTTCTCCGAGGATGCAATGAATCCTGACACGTTATTGCCGTTGGCTTATTCCATCAAG ATAACAAAGCGATTAGAAGAACTGAAACTAGAGTACGAGAAGAAGAATGGAAAGATAAGTCGATCAGGAGAAATTTCCGAAAATGAAAAGCCAATTCTTCCAAGCATCCAGAGCAACTGA
- the LOC127115504 gene encoding stress-induced protein KIN2, which yields MDSQKMNYNAGQAQGQAEEKTNTMMDKASNVAQSAKETAQEAGQQVKEKAQAAAEAVKNATGLNK from the exons ATGGATTCACAAAAGATGAACTACAATGCTGGACAAGCCCAGGGCCAAGCTGAG GAAAAGACAAACACCATGATGGATAAGGCTAGCAACGTTGCTCAATCGGCTAAAGAAACGGCACAAGAg GCTGGGCAGCAAGTGAAGGAAAAGGCACAAGCAGCTGCTGAAGCTGTCAAGAATGCAACAGGGTTGAACAAATAA